GTTGTCTACTTATATCGTCTTGTCTCAAATCCTAATGACGTACGTTGGACCGGGAGTCTGTAGTGGGGTGAAACCCGTCTCCAACAGGGAATATCATCAAATAAACGGTTTCAAGACACATACGCATGGGGTAACTGCGACCATAGTACTTGCATTGTTGTAATTCGATTCAAGGTTTCTTAAAAGAAAGTTAATGCCATAgtgttttgttattaatttttcatcTTCAGCGGATTTTTTTCAACCAAACAGTGAGTTATACTTATGAGACTTAAGATTGTTTTGTTGTTAATTTTTCGTCTTCAGCggattttaaaatgaaaaagagataTACTTATGAGACTCTATGTCCCAAATTTTTCATACATAAAAACTTGTAGTTCAGCCACAATTTTGTCTCATCTTCTCTCAGCAAACGATTCTAATTTGCAAAACGAAACTGAAATACAAGATTACTACTACTACTTCAAGACATAATCAATAGCACTAGAGATCCACTTAAGtttcttcttctggttctgCTTCTTTAGTCTCAGCATCTTCAATCTCTCCATCTTCCTCCACTTTGGTATCTTCTTCCTTTTTCGTCTTCTTGGTTTTCAGGAACTCAAGGAGAACTTTGAGCGCAATGTCAGCGACCTTACTGGCCATAAGCTGCTGTGTGACTTCAGCCGGAGTTGCACTCACTTCAAGGACAAGCTTCTCAATGGGATCAAACAGGGCGTGGTCATCAGTCTTAAGGTACATAGCCACAAGCTTCTTGAACACAAAGGGTGTGCAATTGTCCATGAGAATGTGAACGTCCATCCTTCCCGGCCTCAACAACGCCGGGTCGAGCTTCTCCTTGTGATTCGTTGTGAAAATTATGATCTTTTCTTCTCCGCAGCTCGACCAAAGTCCATCCACAAAATTCAGTAGACCGGACAACGATATCTGTCAAGAAGAGAAGATTCATAAGGTAGAGGggctataacaaaaaaaaaaacagaggatgTTTTGTCAACTTACACCAACTTCAAACTTCTTCTTGCCCTTGTGTGgctcaccatcaccatcacctTCATCGCcatcatctttctttttcttggtcTGACGTCTACGAGAAGCATCGGCTCCACAATCAATGTCTTCAATTAGAAGAATTGAGCGGTTCTTAGTGGAGGTGAGAATCTCACGCAACTCACCGTCATCTCTAACGCTCTGTATCTGAAGatcatatatatgatacttCATGTGATTTGCTATTGCAGCGACCATAGATGATTTTCCAGTTCCGGGAGGACCGTAAAGAAGATATCCACGTTTCCAGGCACGTCCCACACTCTTGAAGAAGTCTTTTCCTTTAGAGAAAGCATCAAGATCTTCGATCAAGGTGTTCTTCAGTTGCGGCTCAACGGCTAGGGTCTCAAAGGTCGTGTGGTGCTCGAAAATGGCGGATTCCCATTTGGACCGGTCTTGGTTGTAAGTATAGATCTTGAGATTCTCTCTATGGCTCATTATTTTCTCTGCTGATTTCGCCAAGTACGTGAAGTAATCTGTCATTATTTTCTCACGAAACTCCTTCTTACATGTCAAGTGAAAGTACCTTAAACATTAAACAACCACAAACCAACACTGTAAtgtaagaacaaaaacaaaaaaaaaaacaaaaaaagattcaaaggaaaaaaaaaatagcctACCGTTTCTCTGGGAGATACTTCTTAGTCTCAACAGAGTGTAGAGTCCATTCAAGATGAATCCCTTCAAACTCATCTATGATTTTAGTATTCACAGGGATTCCAAGTTTTGGCTCAGCCGCTGGATTCTTAAGATTGCTCGAACCCACGAGGAGTTTGCCTGTGGAGAGTCCGGCTAGACGTGTTGGTAAGTAAACTTCAGCCGCACGGAAAGTCTGGTTCTCCACAAACTCCCACCGTTGCTCGATCACGAACGTGAAATTTGACTGAAAGTAAGATGAGAAGAAGTCCATAGCTTTCAGAGCGACGTATTCTCGGATTCGCTTGGGAACAATCTCGTTGAGGATTGTACGAAAGAGCATCGTGATGGCAGAAAAAGATGTGTAGAGAGAGAAAATTGCAGATACCGAAGGAACTTGATTATAGAGAGtcgccatttttttttttttttttttgcttttgctttgaaGTAAGGTGATGAAGAGCTTTGGTAAAGAGTGAGAGACTTAGTTATATAGAGTGGTGAACAAGAAAGTTTgcatttttaacatttaaattaataaaagttgtcattttcATCATTTaatgaaaatagaaaaagaaaattttggtttttagggTAAGTGTAGGAAACTTGGTGGAAAGCTCCGAGCATAGATGAGAAAGTGGAAGACGTCATTTACGTCAATAGAAAAAGACAAGGCGAGTCACATCTCACTTTTAGAAAATTACGTACACAgactttaaaacaaattaaactgatttttttttgtacatatCACTATATTTGTTTACAGTTCTAAAATGAATGTATTTACATAATAAATATGTGTCATTCATCTTTGGTCAAGAGACTGCATTTAATACATTGTAAATTAAATCAATggcaataataataaaaatgattaatatttgATGTGAGACTACTTGTGGTAATAAGACATTAGCATGATATATTTGTCAATCAAAACATTAACgcaatgttattttaaaaatgtttctcAACTGGGAAAGGATCGGGAGCCTTTCATCAAAAAAACAATGAATCTAATAAGCTCACGTGACCGGGTTAGAGGCGTgcaaatatattatgattaagtgataaaagtatataaatgcTTTTGGAGGGCttccaaaaactttaaatttcttAAGGTACCAAAAATGGTCAACAACATGATGGTTTGTGGAGTTTCGAAGATTACAAAATCTAATTAGATCGGCAATGACAAGAAAATCTTTATAACATTTGTAAGCGGGATTCAGTCGACTAGGTTGAAAAAATTCGGAAATGGGATGACTAAATACGTTTTATTAGATTCGAACCAAAGGGTTACAAGAGTGACTGGAAAGTGAGAAAGACAACCCAGAAAGTTCAAAGCCATAAGATCAAATAGATGactaaaaccctagatctaacCGCTCAGTATGTAAAATCCCAAAGTCCCCTCTCTTGTTGCTTCTCCTCCCCTTTTATAGGTCTCCTGCCCTTGATGCCCTAATTTCGTACCTCTTTGGGCCTTGATGTGAGAGGACGAGTATACGGGCCTGGGCAAAGTTCTCTCCAAGCCGGGTACTTCGGGTCGGCTTAATCGACCGGCTAAAAGTACTCTAAGGTCGAGCTGACGTCTTTAGCCGCCGAGCCGACTAAACTAATTCAACTTGCTGGATTAGGGCATgttattcgatgggccttgtggagggatgtaatccatctcctacaataagtACCCCCCCCCAGTTCACTTGTGAGCGACGTGGCGGTCTTAGTGAATTTGTGGGTCAGATTTATTCGGATAGCTGGCTCTAATGCAAGGGATGATCCTTCCCGTTTAGTCGTCGGTATGTGCTTTTAGTCGCATGATGTTCTGTAGGTGTCTTTGGTCGCTCCGAGTAGCGCTTGTCTTGACTCGCCTACTTGCCTCTCTGTCTTTATGATGAGACACGGTTTACTCGGGTGATAGATTATTTCGGATAAAACGACGGGGATCAGTTTTTGGTTAACCGGGGACCGGTTTAAATCGAGACCAGGAATTGATTCCGGTCTGACTACTTGATTGAAAACCGGTTCAAGCGAGAAACTGAACCGTCGCGAGTAAGTTTCTGGGCATTTAGGCGGCCTttgaggcccatttaggccttCGTAGACCTAATAATTGCGCTCGTAAAACGTGCCttcattttttctataaataggTTTCTCGTCTTTGCTTTCGTCATTCTTCTCTGCAGATTCAGGTATTCCgttttctctcccttctctctacttttactttctctctctagataagTTTTTCTTCGTATAGACTCGTTGGTATCGTTCGGCAGTTTTAGTTGTCTCCTGAGTTAAGGAACATGCCTCCGAGAAGTCGACTGTCGCGAGAGGAGAAAGGGAAGGACATCGCAGATTCTCCAAGTCCGACCAGAGATGCGCCAGCGACCGGCAGCCCATTGGACGATTTCGACTTGATTCATCGCGATGCTCTCCGGGACACAGAAAACATGACTCTATCTCAGCGTCTTTTGGTCGCTGATGCCCATAGGCTGATTCGTGATGAAGGCGCAGATCGCGTTGAATTCGGGAGCAGCGACGTGAGCGGAAGTGAGAACAGAGGGGGAGACCAAAGCGATACTGCAGCTGGTTCCGAACGTGGCGACGCTGATGCGTCTGGTCGGTCCCCGACGCCTTCGAGGCGGGTTTACAAGAGAGTTCGTTTCGACCAAATTGACTGTCGTCCAACTATTTATCATCCTGGTGGGATCTTCGAGGAGCATCTTCGGCTGCCGCCTGGACTGTTGCGCGACCCGCGGGCTCAGTCGTGGGGGAATGTGTTTGGATCACGTGCTTCTCACCATACTGTAAAGGATCTGTTAAGGGCGAACGGCGGTGCTGGCGTTAGCTACATCATCCCGTCTCCTGAGCAGCGTCCCTGGTCGCCTCTGGTTGGTTACCAGTGCGTGTATGAGTCCTACTTCGGGGAGCATACGAAGCTTTGATTTCCGATCCCTCGGTTGGTGACGTTTTATGCATTCCGCCGAGACATTGCCATCTGTCAACTTTTGAACGGGTCGCTGCGAATAGTCGTCATGTTGATGGTAATGGCAGCTGAGATGGACATCTCGATGAGCGTGAGGGTCTTCGAGGAGCTGATTTTCACGAAGGCGGAGCCAAACGGGATTTTCTCAGTGAAAATGCGTTCGAACTACAACGTCTTGACCGGTCATCCAAATAAGACGCATGATTGGCAACACGCGTACTTTTTCGTGAAATCTGATGAACATGCTTTTGAAGAGCCGCCGGGGGACGACTACCGCGTTTTGTGGAACCAGCAACTCGGTAGAGGCTCGTCAATTGGAGTTTTGTTTTAGTCGTTAGCTCTAACCCTTCTTATCCTTGTATTTGCAGTTCGTCACCCGAATACGATCGCCTACCCTGAGAAGTTCTTTAAGAGTGCTCAAGCGATCGCGGCGCACAATCATCTTCGTTGGCCGGATCTCAGTCGAGAGTGGATACGTCGCCAGCAAGCTAGGATCGCTAGAGGTAAGCCTGCTGGTTACTTTTAGGGACTATTcgaggtttgttttttttgcgaATTTCATGTTGATTCTCTGCTTTTGTAGTTGATTGGGATTCGAGTCTTCCTTGTGTTCTCGGTTCCCATAAGTCGCGCCTTCCTTTGTTTACTCGCAAACAACAGAGATTTCTCGACAAAGCTAGAAAAATGGATGGAGTCTCGGATCTAAGCGCCCTGTTGAAAGGGAAGTTGCAATTGCTCTCGAAGAAATCGACTACAGTCGATCCTCAGGGACCGTCTAACTCCGGAGTCGACGGTGCTTCTGAAGGTGGTGAAACCTCCAGAGAAGGGGCCTCCAAAGAAGGAGCCTCCAGAGAGGGGGCCCCTATTGTAGTCGATGAAGGGGTCGGAGCGGAGACTTCTGCTTCAggtcccaagaagaagaaaaagagcaaAAAGACTAAGGGGGGAGCGACCGACGAGGTTCCTCCCGAAGAGTCTGCTTCCCTCGATGCGACTTCCGAGGGTTCGAAGGCAAAAAGGAAGAAGGACGGAAAAAAAGGTCTCATGGCGGGGCAGCTTCCTCTGTTGATAGAGATGAGGGCCTAACAGAAGGGCGAGAGGGTGCTTTAGTCGGGGCGGCGCCAGATGGTCGCCCAAAGAAGAGAACTAAGAGGTCTGTTGAGGCAGAGCCCCGTCCTTCTACCTCCGACACGAATGCTGCTGATGCGACCTTAGTCGACGTTGTTGGGGAGGACAGCGGCACTCCTGAAAACCTGTCGGAGGAGAGGAGGAAAACCAGCTCGCGAGAAGGGGGTTCTGGTGATGAGCCTATTGCGAATGAGAGGTCTGCTCCCGACTCTTCTGCGAGAAAAAGTTCTCGATCTGAAGGTTCTCTAGCAAAGAGAAGGAGGATCGAATTCCCTGATCGCGTCGAGTTTTCTTATGATGAGACAACTCCCCTAATCCTTAATCCCCTTAGATGCGCGGAACTGACGCGCCAAATTCGTGGTGGGACGAAAGAGATGCCGCAACTGGAAGATCTTTACTTCAGGAATGAATACATTGACGCCGCTTCATCGAGAGCGCAGGTAACTGCGCTACCCTTTATCTTTTATCTCCTTGTTGATTTATTGGGTTCATCCATCTCACGTAGTCCGTGTTTATCATTCTGCAGAGTGACAGGAGCATGAACTTCCTTGTCGAGAAGTACGACAGTGCTCTGAAGCAGACGATGATCCAGTTGGGATCTTCAGAGAAGCTTGCTCAGGCGAGGTTAAAGGCCATCGAGAGAGTAAGGGCGGAGCATAAGAAGGCTAACGAGAAGGCTGAGAAGGAGAAGGAAATTCTTCGAGTGAAGTTCGAAGAGTTGGAGGGTAAGCTCAAATCCGACAGAGCGGCGAAGAAAGAGCTTGCCCGAGAGAACACTCGTTTGGAGCAAGCGGCTGTGACCCTTGAGAAGGAGAAGGCTGAGCTACTCGCAGAAAGGGACGCTGCAGTGGAGAAATTGATCAGAGAGAGGCAACGCTTGAGGGACTCCCGGGGGTTGGAGGTTACTCGTGAGAGAGAAAGGGTTGAAGTTGTTATGGTCGAGAAGGCAAATCGTTGTTTTGGTCGCGTACGCGACCATTTTACTCGCTTGGATGCCTTTAGGAAAGCGAAGAACTTGTACGGTCAAGCTTCGGGGATGAAAAAGTGCCTTGAGATGATAAAGGCCAGTGGGACGGAGATCCCACAAGAAATGATTGACGTCTTCGCTGAGCAGGAGAAGATCCATGAGGCGGAGGCTACGAAACTTTGTGTAGGTCCGCTATCTGATAGCGACCTCACTCTTTCTCCGTTGGTTCTTCCTTCTCACTTCGTCGAGGACAGGTTTAGAGCATCGTTTGATCCTTATGGATCGAACGTAAATTTGATCTGACCGGAGAAGGCTTCTCAGCTCATTACCTCGCTCGAAATTACCGAGAAGCCATCAGAAGAGCCATTGGTTGACGTCACGTCGGTCCCCGCTGAGCACGTCGAGGTCCCAAAGGGAGGTGGTCTTGAGGAACGTCGAGGGAATGAGAACCTGGAGGAGGTCCCTGAAAAGGACAACCTCGAGATAGGCGACACTCTGGTTCGAGAGGAAGAGACCGAGAACGTGGGCATCGAGGATCCTGTCCGCGTCTCGGATTCTTCCTCCGAAGGACGAGAAGAcgaagaggaggaagatgatAGAGCCGAGGAAACGTCGCCGCCGCAGCCTGTCGAGGAAGAGACGACCAACGAAGTCGGGGATAGAGACGTTCCAAACCCCTTGCCTCCTACTGTGGAGTCCCTTGTCCCTGTTCCTACTCGAGTGGAAGACCCGGCTGCTGCCTCTACTGAAGACCCAGTCGGTCCTGCTACTCTTGGAACGCCGGAGGAGGACGATCAAGATTCTGTGCCTTGACGCTttgcatttttttgtttttctttgtgcCTTTTGTGTTTGTGGTCTTGATAGACCCTGCTGTTGTACGACTAGACATACTTTCATTTTGTCGGTAAGTAGCTCTTTTAAGCGGACTTTAAATTTGTGTGTTGTCGTAGTCCTTATCTGTACTTGCGATTTTTCTAAGTAAATTTCAGTTATCTTTAGAGTCTCGCGATATACTCGCTAAGAAACAATAGATTCCTGACCTTCAGCTTTTGCAAATAGATAACGAAATAACCCGCTAAGGGACTTTGTTCAGCTCTTGTCATATTTCGATTGAGATAACATCTAGGTGCGTCATTCTATTTCGAAAACAAGAAACTGAATCTAAGAGTGGAAGGTTCTTTCATCCGTTTTCTCAATGACAATCGAGTAATTGGGTAGCTAATCCGTTACGCGCTAGTCGAGAAAAGGTAAAGATTCACTCTGTTTGGTCGGTCAATGCTCTTTGGGCATAGGTGGCTCACGATCGTTGGGTCCTTAGGCtaagtgtctgatcaggacatagctAGGCAATGGAACGTGAGTATCCGCGTACCTCCTGCTGGAGATACGGGAACCGTTGGGTTCGATAACCGGTATTTACTCGATTGAGGTCGAAACAAAGGAAAAGATTTTGACTTTGGTTTTGTTACAGCTGGACCGGTTAAAGCTGTCTACGT
This Brassica napus cultivar Da-Ae chromosome C6, Da-Ae, whole genome shotgun sequence DNA region includes the following protein-coding sequences:
- the LOC106415640 gene encoding AAA-ATPase At1g43910, translating into MATLYNQVPSVSAIFSLYTSFSAITMLFRTILNEIVPKRIREYVALKAMDFFSSYFQSNFTFVIEQRWEFVENQTFRAAEVYLPTRLAGLSTGKLLVGSSNLKNPAAEPKLGIPVNTKIIDEFEGIHLEWTLHSVETKKYLPEKRYFHLTCKKEFREKIMTDYFTYLAKSAEKIMSHRENLKIYTYNQDRSKWESAIFEHHTTFETLAVEPQLKNTLIEDLDAFSKGKDFFKSVGRAWKRGYLLYGPPGTGKSSMVAAIANHMKYHIYDLQIQSVRDDGELREILTSTKNRSILLIEDIDCGADASRRRQTKKKKDDGDEGDGDGEPHKGKKKFEVGISLSGLLNFVDGLWSSCGEEKIIIFTTNHKEKLDPALLRPGRMDVHILMDNCTPFVFKKLVAMYLKTDDHALFDPIEKLVLEVSATPAEVTQQLMASKVADIALKVLLEFLKTKKTKKEEDTKVEEDGEIEDAETKEAEPEEET